AAAATGAATCGCACATCCTCTATCTACGTTGATGACATCTACCAGAAAATTCTCAGAGCTGAAGAAAAAAGTCCTGAAAACATCGATGCAAGCGCCTCTGAGCACTAGACTGGATATTAACGAAAAGGAAGTTCTTAATATCATATCCTACATAGAGATTTATTTAAGTATGCCGCTGCAAGAGCCGATAGTTTCTGCGGACATACAAATTATATCTTTACTCATCGCCCATCTGCGGAAGTGAAGGACTCTGCAAATCCATTAGGCCTCGCAGGAATACTGCCCTTGCTGTCCTCGAGACTATTATAGCTGACTCCTTGGCTTTCTGATTCCTTCCAAACCTTTAACATCTGAGGTAGAGGTTGGTTGTAATCAATCCCTGAGAGGTGATCAGATTCGTCTTCAATAGGTTTCCACTTTTCGACAAGTAGGGACAACACATTCACTGCATGCCCCATTTCAGGCCGATGGCTTGGTTCCCTCGCTGTGCAATGACCAGCCAGTTCCGCTATTATTGAGATGCTCTCAAAACTTTCTTCATTTACTTCAAGAGTTGGATCAATTGCAGCCACAAGCTTCTCCTTGCTTGACTTTATTCGCCAAAACCACTCGGCCAAGTACCTGCTTTCCTCTGGCCGGTTCTCATCAAGCGCCGTTAATCCAGTTAAAAGTTCCATTAACACCACTCCAAAGCTGAACACATCTGCTTTTGTTGTAATTTTCCCCATCACTGAAATCAAATATCGTGATTTAGAAAGACAAATTATGTAGATCAGATGTAAAAGTACATAACgatttgaaaactaaaatattCAATCATTTGCAGGATATCACATAGATTCCCACCATTCAGAAGCGATTTATCTCTCTTCAAggtgaaaaaataaaaggaatttatGTGAAATTACAGCAGTTGTAGACGTGTTACAAGTACAAGACAACAACAATTTATAATCATAACCTGTAAGTACATATCTTAATTTTCTGTTTACGATAGTATATGACACCTGACTTGAGTACTAAACATGAAAATGTAAACGAAAAATGTCAATTTAACAGCCACattatttacatatttatcatCTATTCTTTTGCATGCTCAGCTGTTGAACTTAACTGTTAATTCAATTCCAGAACCAAATTTGACAAGGGATTCAAAAGAAAATCTTACCGGCATATTCAGGTGCGAGGTATCCAAATGTCCCTGCAAGCTTAGTCGCAACAGACTTCTCCCCATCCGGAGCAAGTTTCACCAACCCAAAATCTGAAACTTTTGCATGAAAGTCATCATCCAGAAGAATATTAGAAGATTTGAGATCTCGGTGTATGAATGTCTGGCGGGCTAAATTATGTAGGTATTCCATCGCTCTTGCAACGTCCAACACAATACTGAGTCTCCTTGTCCAAGATAAAGGCTTCAGATTGAAGCTCTTCCAATGAAAAAGATGCCTGCTAAGAGCACCTTGAGACATATACTCGTAGACAAGAAGCCTTTCATTTCCTTCGACAGAGTAACCCAAAAGAGAAACCAAATGTCGATGACGAACCTTGGAAAGAACAGCAATTTCTGACTGAAATTCATCCAATGCTTTGCTACTGATTaccccaccctccattctcttaACTGCTATTTTTGTCCCATCTTCTAGTTCACCCTTGTAAACAGTTCCAAATCCGCCATGGCCTAGCTCATTTTCGGGTGCAAAATCTTTGGTCACCTTTCTAAGAATTTGAACAGATATGACAAGGTTCCCAGCCTCAACCATGTGAGAGTTCCCTATTCCACTGCTGAAGTTACTGGCAGTAGTCCCAGTTTTAGTTGACAAGCTTCCAGTGGTATTACTCGAAACCGCAATCTTATACATATTTTCTGGATCAGATGGGTCTCTAGGGTGAAGCACAACGGAAGTAGGAGCCTCTGAGATTTTTTTCCTATTCTTACAGCAGTAAATAAATAGACAAATCATCAGAAGAGCCACAACAGAAACAACTGCGATTCCAGCCACAATAATAACTGTTTTTGATTTCTTAGAATTTTGGGGCTGAACATCCACTTGGACAGAACCAGATGGATTAGGACTCGAGTGAGTACTTGGTGAGGGTGGACTATGGGATAATGGTGTTTTTCCACCACCAGATAATGGGGTATCTGATGGACTGTCTGATGGAGGTTGTGAACTATTGAGTGGAGGTGGGCTTCtagataaaggaggaggggcaACAGTTTGATTAGCAACTAAAAGAGGATTTCCGTCGATGATGACCTTCAGACTCTCACGGAATTTTGGTAAAGGAGGCTCGATGTTGTTTCCGCTTATATCCAATAATCTCAAGGATTTCAACTCAGTAAAGTTAGTAGGAACTTTACCACTTATGTTGTTTCCTGGAAGCCTTATATCAATCAAAGAATCTAACTTTGCAAGTGAAGGATTCAAAGTACCAATTATCTTGCGTCTAGGCAAATTGATGACGGAAACCTTGGTCTGAGGATTGCAACTCAATCCCAACCAAGGCCCCTCACACGGATTATTACCCGACCACTCAGATGCAAGACTTAATGGATAATTCAAATCACCAAGAAAATCCAAAAGTGCAGTAACTTCTGGGGCACATTGCAGCCCAGGATCAGTCTGACAAAATGGATTAGAGTTATAAGAAACATTACCGGACTTAAACTTCGGTATTGTACCCATTAGCCGGTTATTTCCCAGGTCCAATTTGTCAAGCTTCATGTCCGCCAGTGACTGCGGAATCAGACCAACAAGTTGGTTGCCATTGAGGTTGAGTtccttgagagaagaaagatCTCCAATGTTGGCTGGAATTGTTCCGGTGAATTGGTTTCCATGCAGCCAAACCTGTGTCAACGACGACATTGATGCAATTACGTCAATAGGACCGGTCAGTCCACCTTCTTGATTGTTCAACCACAATATCTGCACCAAAGACTCTCCAAAACTTGTCGGAATCACACCAGTTAATCTATTAAACGAAAGTTGCAGGACTGAGAGAGACGGCAATGCCCCTAAAAACTCCGGCAACGGTCCTGCCAAATTACATTCAATCAAGGACAGATTTTGCAATTGAACAGATTTTGCCAACTCACTAGGCAAAGACCATCCAGTAGACGCATTCAACGGAATGTGATCCAATGCCATAACCCTAAGACTGCTAAGGCCATCAAAGAAATCGAAAGGGATTGTATCGAAATCATTATTATCCAAGTAAGCGAATTCGAGTTCTGATAAGCCTCTAAAGGTAGGCAATTTcccattgaagttgttcctttGGAGGCCAAGGTTGCTGAGCTTAGAGAGCTGGTTGAAGTTCTGAGGCAAAGGACCTTTGAGTCCCATTTTCTGAACCTGAATCTGTGAGACTCTGTCCCCATTGCAGTACACATGAGGCCATAAAGGAGGGCCACAAGGGTCACTTCCATTGTCTGGCCATTCCAAAAGCTCTGAATTCTCCAACCCTTTTCTGAAATCATTCAGAATTTTCAGGTCACCTGGGAAAGTGGCTCCATAAGCCACCATGGAAacacaaaaaattacaaaaatgcatatcctcctccttctccataTTTTCTCCATAACCAATCAGTCAGTACAGCAACAAAAACCCAAACACCCAGAAACCCAactggattttttatttttttttatagaattcACCAAAACAAAGTAtgaaaaacaaaacccagattCTGCAATGCTGAGAAAATATGACCTGGGGAAGAAAATggaaggcttttttttttaaggaaattgGAAAAAACCCAGATGAGAATTCAAAGTTGAGAAACAGAAAAGGTTATTATCTCATACTTTTTCTGGGTTTCTTTTTTTACCTTATACTTCACACCACGAGCTCCATGACAGCCTCTAGctttttctccctttttcttttaccCTTTTTGCTCGGTTGATTTCCATAGTTGAATTGGAGAAGTTAAAGTGAAAGCAGTGAACTGACTGTTTTGCTGGATATGAGGTTGGCTAGCGAGGCTGAGAATGACAAATCATCATCCAAATGTCGGCAGTCAGCAGCGCCAAAGGTAGAAGGATTTCCTATCTAACTAGGCCTTGTTTGCCGCATGAGACCATCAGATAATATTAATAGTACGAAACAAGGTGTTTGGCAAGTTTTGTATTAAATAAGCACCGAATTATTTAATCTGGTCCCACCTTTTAATACTCCTTCCACCCGCTTGACTATCCCCTCCAAAACCTGtggggtgcgtttgttgcactggACTATTACAGACTGTACTAGCTTCAggaactaagctggactggcttatcTTGGACTAAACAGGATAAAACagtgaagtgtttggtgcagttttggaCTAAACTGCAgactaaaatatttttaagaaccataatatttttttttaattcactttcaaattataaaaataacaaaataattattatattataaaaatatCATCTGCCATTACATTCTTTTTAGTCGTGCTTCTGCCATTACCTTCTGGAAGAAAACCGATACCCTTCTTGAAACCCCTTGCCTCTGGCTCTCACAACTTTGTAGAGACACACCTCCCCCTCTTCACTTTCTCTCACATCTTCACTTCATCTTTCTCCCTCCTAGTACAGAAAGTAATGGTGCTCATCCTAGTCGCCGTCGGCAAAAGTTTACCCTTTCACAGCCAAGCAAAACGAACAAATCATACAATCAACAGAGCCCCATGGTGTGATTTGGATTTTGGAGGTGCTGGAACGACTGATGTGCGGTTGATTGAGTGACTGGGTTTCAGAGGCATAacgattttgtaattttttttctgttttttgtttcaaattttggggttggatgttttgggttttttgatGTGTGAGGCAGTGGGAACAACTACGCGATCCAGTTGTGGAAGTGAGGAAAAAGTAAATGAGAGCGGCGAAGCAGGAAGAGATGACGTTCGAAGCAATTAAGAAGAGAAAGTGTCAGAGGAAGCCATGATTTACGAGGACGCGACGGTGGTCCTGGGATGGTCCGGTGAGGTTGTCGAGCAGGGTGAGGAGTCGAGCAGAGCAAGGAGTCGAGCGGGACAATGCGAGAGAAAACAAGGGTCTTAGCAATCCGGTGGTATtcggggggtctcgctaagaccatCTAGCGGGCCCCGTAGTCGAGGCGAGTGAGGTTTAATCCCACCAAAGGTAGTCCCTTCCTCTAACAAACATAAGACTACACTAACATCTAGTCCAGTCTAGTCCAATCCCATTTAGTGAGGGTAAACAAATGCCCCCTGTATTATTAGTCGGACTAAGCCAAAGAAAAAACACACCCACTTTTCTCCGACCTACCCCGATGTCTGCTCTGCTCTTGGGCATCGAGACCTCTGATCAACACTAAGCAGATACGAACAAAGATCCATAGATATGAGATCGAACTATCCATACCAAGCAGATACGAACAAAGAACGAAAGGTAGCAGATCGAACCCAGGGCATCATGACCTCCGTTCCCGGGCATGGCGATCTCCGTTCTTGGGCATCATGACCTCCGTTCCTGGTCATCGTGATTTCCGTTTCTGTTTTGACATCTATGGTGGCGGTTCGAATATCTGGGTTTGTGGCTtaattgccaattgattttgtTGATGTGAGggaattaaattcaaaattggGAGAGATTTCATGTGGGTAAGGTGTAATGGCTACTAGGTTTTCAAGTATTTCTGATGTGGATTAAGGTTTCAATGGATTATAGACCAAAACGGATACGAGGAAGCCGACGGTGGCAGTGCCACCGactgggttttgtttttttgcagTTGACAACTTTGTTAATTGTTATGCATCTCCAAGCAAATGacaactttgtttttttattcttgttctttttatttttagttaatcatcaatttttctcttaaaaaataaatcatatCCGGTACAGCATAAATAATATGACTATTAGTCCGATACTACACCAAACATTCGATTAATTTAGGTTGTACAATCCGACGGCTAATTATCATATCCGACTGAAATAATCAGTACTGTCCGAACTGCCAAACGAGGAGTTCTATTATTCACATGACAAAGTATCTTTCATCcactttttaatgaaattttgaatTATAATTTTACCTATTTACATAATGAGCAATAAAGACATTAAAAGATATAATAATAAGTTTGGCCAAAAAAGATAAAATGAGCCTAGATTTACTTTGGGTTGTGAAAAGAATGAACAATACATAATACGAATttgcaaaaaaaagaaataaaggatGAGGATAGAAGGCAttcgagaaaaaaaaagtgtggaTACCTGCAGCAACCGATGATGATTGAATATTGGTGGTAGTTATTAGAATGCATAAACACACAACAACAGAGCATTTGGAATGTTATTCATTTTCTAGTAGATTATCGTCAAATAAACTTAACTgttagggaaataacatttcAATTCTTTGGGAATAATATGGATGTAAAAATAGCATATTAGAggttatttttagaataatagTGAGCGAGGAAATaacatttctatttttttaaaactttttagTTGGATGAGATTATAATATGAGTGGAGTAGAACCCTGGGTGGGTCTAGCATCTCATTTAATTATATTGAAAAGGAGAAAATTAATACTGGTCCCtgaattttggtttaatttaaaatttgatcgtGTACTTAAAAATTCGTTAATATTTGCTTGTAAACTTGTCATAATGTGGACCAATTATTATTTTGAGTAGTAACGGTGGAATTTCCATAAAAATAACGGGCTTATAGGAGGGAAATAAGGgatggaaaattttcattaGTAATCTTGAGCAGAAATATTCTGTtgtttaaaaaaacaaacaagatATAACTTTTGAAAAATTCGAAACATCTAACAGAGCTACCCAAAAATGCTCGACATTATTTTAACGATCAATATTTACGAATTTTTATTTCAGAAAACAAAGTTTCCATTGGGTAAAATTGAGAAACCAAAGTCTTGCaagaagtgatgagtctcatgGATTAATGCTGTGATGGCGGCTTGCTTTTAGGAAGGGAGCTCCGCTGATTAGGGATTTTGTACGCACTCTTTGTCCTTCTTGGTTGGCTGTGGGATTAAAATCATATCTTCTCGGACTAGGAATCATCATGGTGTTTCATATTCCCACCAATATTTCTTTTGCAATATTCTAGAAGAATTATTATTGGAACTCTAAAAATTTTATTGTGCACTCTTCACAAgtaaatttttctttctaaatataaaatatttgaagtgctaataacaattcctatTTTCGGGAAGCAGAGAGTTGTTACAcgttgaaaattttggaaattttgcATGAAAAGAAGTTACATGATATCAGAATCTGATTCGCCCACCTATCAAGCTCTAAGACCTATGTGCTCCATGTTACTCAATACGCTTTCTTATGTTTTCTTCATTAACTTTCAAGGCTttcctgtttttttttaaaagaacgACATATTTCATTTACGAAAAATCCAAATACTTAGTTATCCCCCCCTCTTGGGAACTTAGTCAGATTCATACAAATAACGAAAATGATACGAAGTAATCATTCTTCAATAGTGCGTAATAGTGAGTAATTCAAAAAATGAATGGATGAGATAGAAGATCTAAAAGTTGTGGAAATCAAATCTCCCTCTTGGCAACTTAGTCAGATTCATACAAATAACGAAAATGATACAAAgtaattattcttcaatagtaCGTAAAAGTTAGTAATTCAAAAAATGAATGGATGAGATAGAAGATCTAAAAGTTGTggaaatcaaatctaacggctaagTTATCCATAGCATTGAGTGCTATGTAGCATTGAAGCCACAACTGATACTAAAAAAAGAATAGTTGCTAGTGTTGCTCTGGCtccttcaatttttatttttttataaatagtaAAGATATATAACACTGAATGATTGGAGTTTGAGCTAGGCCAGACGATGAGTCAATTATATTCATTTGATGTCAACCTCATTCACAGAAGTTGAGCCAAAGCCCTTTtaattacaagtgaagaaaaatactacTAAACTTGAGTGCTAATCGACGTATCCTCTAAGTTAAGTAACcgatatgtttttcttttttaacaaacgatattatttacactaaaggggtgagggagtgggctaagccttacaatgagttgacaataatgtggttcaaattcacctttagtgagaatcgaacctaagacctctcacttacaagtgaaaatgaatatcactagattatagtactaagtgataaGTAATACATTACATAATCATAATTAACACAATGAATTGTttcttttcattattttctttcGCTACTGTGAAAAGTAACAAACTAGAATTTAGAACCTTTTGGAAGTCCACATATTCATATGACATATAACATAACAAGACTCTCTATGTTAGTAAGAAAACCATAAGTTGTAAAGGCTTTCAGAGAGTAAATaaaatggaactttaacgaaaagcactcggtattgttcactttaacgaaaaactacacttttacactaaaaagtcaatcctggtactattcactttaccctttattttgtccttatcattaaaactcaaagttttcaagccattttcattagttttccttaaataaaaagtgtacaaaagaaaagaaaagggtaaACTGCTGTTTGAGGGGTAAAGTTGTCTTCTCATATGTCATATAAAAGCCCTAGATTGTTTGATGTAGATAAAAACACAAGATGGTTTGATGAAAAAGtcctatatattattttttcaaattatcTTTTTCCCTCTATACGATGATAACCTAACAACTccatttggtaaaaaaaaaaactttcccgTTTCCAATGGTACGATCCGTCCATGAACCCTTGATTATGGCATGAATTCCAGGTTTACATTCTTTCCTCATCACAGCTCCAATTGACCTCTGCGAACCCACTGTGAATTACTCCTCTTTATGCGAATTTCTCTTCAATTTAAGGAAGATTCAAGTTTTCTTACACATGCAAGTTGTGAATTGGGGCAAAAAATGGCAAAGGGTTTTGCTGGGAAAAGGATTTAGGGTAGAAGGAATGACAGATGGGAAGACAACTTTATCGGTTTATCCTCAAAAGTGAATCATGTACTAATATTTGATAATAAAGTGgatgaaatttcttctaatatgACGGTAAGAGATTAATTTAGTTGATTTAAACTAGTTCAGATTTCAGAAGTCAATAATAGTTACCCAAAAAAACAATGATGTTTTGGACAAGCAATGAATAGGTAAACGTAACTCGAAACATAATAATAACTTGTacaccttaaaaaaatttcatcaacaacaaatCATTATCTTATTAAGTGAGATTGGTTGTATAAATCCTAAAACTTATTGTGCTTGGTTTTGCGCCAAGTCTTTTGTTAGCTTTAAGTACTCcatgtcttttcttaaagtctatTTTCAAGTCTTTCTCGGTCTTCCTCTATCTCTTTTTTCCCGAGCCTATTTCATATTCGCATTTCACATTTTCTAATTGGagcatttttaagtattttgttCACATGTGCAAACCACCTTAACTGATtttatcttatcttcaattgcggTCACTCCTATTTTATcttttcttgtgtgcccacatatctaacgaagcattctcatctccgctCCACTCATTTTTTCATGTTTTGATGCTtgaccgcccaacattttgtgtcaTAAAACATTGTTGGTCTTATTGTCATCCTAGAAATTTTCCCTTAAActttagtggcatacgacggttgCACATTACACttgatgcactcttccacttcattcaTTCAGCTTGTATTTTGTGGTTGAGATCTCGATCCAATTCTctattcttttgcaagatagatccaaaGTAATGAAAACGTTCACTCTTCGGTACTTCCTGATCTCTAATCCTTACCTTATCTCATTTGGACACCCATTCCcattgaacttgcactccatatacgcTGTCTTTAATCCACTTAGGCGAAGACTTTTAGATTCCAATATTTCCcgccaaaggttaagcttcacattaCTCCCTCTTGTGTTTCATCTATTAGCACTATGTCACATGCGAAAAACATATACCAAGGGATATCATCTTCAATATGTCATGGTagctcatccattaccaatgcaaaaaggtaaagaTTTAAAGTTGAGCCTTGGTGTAATCCTAtggttatgggaaagcttttgATTTGTTCTTCAGGATTACAGCCTTGCTCTGTGATACATGTCCTTTATtgtttggatatatgctacatgtactcttttcttttctagaaTCCTCGAAAAAATTTCTCTTAGGATCCTATGTTAccttttttccaaatctataaagactaTGTGCAAATGTTTTTGTATATCTCTATATCCTTTCATCGATCTTaataagagatagattgcctctatAGTCGAGCGTCctagcatgaacccgaattgattGTCTGAGactcgtgtctcttgcctcactcatttgaaattttcttcattttcaaaatcttattgaaaatGTTTGTGAGTCATGTTATCGCCGCCTCTCCTAAAACATTCCACACTTTAACTGAATTACTCAACTCACCAAAGAAGTACTCATTTTGTATCCTTCATTAGAAAGATTTTGAaaataagctatccatttgtcTTTAACTGCGTTCTCCATAACTAGAACATTTTCattctcatccttgatgcaccttacTTGGTTCAAgtctcttgtcttcttttcccctgCTCTAGCCAATTTACAGGTATTTATctttccttctttggtatctaacTACTTATACATATTGTCAAAAGCCATTAGCTTTGCTTCTCGCATGGCTTTCTTTGCCTCTTTCTTTGCTATTTTATATGTCTCACAGTTTTAATCGGTTTTATCCTTGTATAAAGCTTTACAACATTACTTCTTAGCCTTAACATTTTCCtatacctcctccttccacaACTAAGATTCTTTTTTAAGTGGAACAAAATCCTTGGGTTCTCCTAATACCCTCTTGCAACTTTTCAGATATAGTTAGCAAtagaatcccacatttggctagcgtTCCCCTTTGTACCAAACGTATTGAGTGagtactttctctttgaaagtgacttctttttctccttttagattccaccatctagttatTGGACACTTGAAGGTCttgttctttcttctctcttttgatatgtacatccaccACCAACAGGTGATGTTGGTTATCTAGGATCTCTTGTGattaactttgcaatccttacaattTATACGATCCCTCATCCTCATTAAAAagaaatctatttgtgttttggaTGACCCacttttgtaggtgatcacatgatATTCTCTCTCCTTAAAGAAGATATTCGCTAGAAAAAGATcgtatgccattgcaaaatttGAAATGGCTTCCCCTCCTCATTCTATCCTCATAACCATGGTTACCATGGAAACCTCTGTAGTTGCCTGTCTTGTTGCCTgcatgtccatttaaatctccttctATGAGTAACTTTTTCGTCTAAGAGATTCCTTGAACTAattctccaagatcttcccaaaatttctaaTTTAGACTCCTATCCAACCCAACTTGAGGTGCATACGCACCAataacattgatgagttcttatcctattacaatcttggtTGCTATAATTATCTCCTTGACCGTTTTAACATCTACAACGTCTTTTGTTAGAGTCTtatccacgatgatgccaacaccattTCTCGACTTGTTTTGTGCTCGAATGCCAAAGCTTAAAACATGAGTTTTcgagatcctttgccttaagatcAACCCACTTAGTTTTCTTGAGGCACATAATAAGTATCCTTCTCCTCatcataacttccactacttctaTAGATTTACTGTTAAGGTTCTTGTATTCCACGCTCCTAAACACATTTTACTCTCTTGAACCCTACCCTCATGTCCTAGCTTCTTAACCTCACCCATCGGTATACTTCTTTTGCGTGTCCTAGGTAAAGTTGATGTTGGCAAATACTCCTAAaaaactt
This window of the Malus domestica chromosome 03, GDT2T_hap1 genome carries:
- the LOC114823952 gene encoding receptor-like kinase TMK3 isoform X2; amino-acid sequence: MGLKGPLPQNFNQLSKLSNLGLQRNNFNGKLPTFRGLSELEFAYLDNNDFDTIPFDFFDGLSSLRVMALDHIPLNASTGWSLPSELAKSVQLQNLSLIECNLAGPLPEFLGALPSLSVLQLSFNRLTGVIPTSFGESLVQILWLNNQEGGLTGPIDVIASMSSLTQVWLHGNQFTGTIPANIGDLSSLKELNLNGNQLVGLIPQSLADMKLDKLDLGNNRLMGTIPKFKSGNVSYNSNPFCQTDPGLQCAPEVTALLDFLGDLNYPLSLASEWSGNNPCEGPWLGLSCNPQTKVSVINLPRRKIIGTLNPSLAKLDSLIDIRLPGNNISGKVPTNFTELKSLRLLDISGNNIEPPLPKFRESLKVIIDGNPLLVANQTVAPPPLSRSPPPLNSSQPPSDSPSDTPLSGGGKTPLSHSPPSPSTHSSPNPSGSVQVDVQPQNSKKSKTVIIVAGIAVVSVVALLMICLFIYCCKNRKKISEAPTSVVLHPRDPSDPENMYKIAVSSNTTGSLSTKTGTTASNFSSGIGNSHMVEAGNLVISVQILRKVTKDFAPENELGHGGFGTVYKGELEDGTKIAVKRMEGGVISSKALDEFQSEIAVLSKVRHRHLVSLLGYSVEGNERLLVYEYMSQGALSRHLFHWKSFNLKPLSWTRRLSIVLDVARAMEYLHNLARQTFIHRDLKSSNILLDDDFHAKVSDFGLVKLAPDGEKSVATKLAGTFGYLAPEYAVMGKITTKADVFSFGVVLMELLTGLTALDENRPEESRYLAEWFWRIKSSKEKLVAAIDPTLEVNEESFESISIIAELAGHCTAREPSHRPEMGHAVNVLSLLVEKWKPIEDESDHLSGIDYNQPLPQMLKVWKESESQGVSYNSLEDSKGSIPARPNGFAESFTSADGR
- the LOC114823952 gene encoding receptor protein kinase TMK1-like isoform X1, producing MEKIWRRRRICIFVIFCVSMVAYGATFPGDLKILNDFRKGLENSELLEWPDNGSDPCGPPLWPHVYCNGDRVSQIQVQKMGLKGPLPQNFNQLSKLSNLGLQRNNFNGKLPTFRGLSELEFAYLDNNDFDTIPFDFFDGLSSLRVMALDHIPLNASTGWSLPSELAKSVQLQNLSLIECNLAGPLPEFLGALPSLSVLQLSFNRLTGVIPTSFGESLVQILWLNNQEGGLTGPIDVIASMSSLTQVWLHGNQFTGTIPANIGDLSSLKELNLNGNQLVGLIPQSLADMKLDKLDLGNNRLMGTIPKFKSGNVSYNSNPFCQTDPGLQCAPEVTALLDFLGDLNYPLSLASEWSGNNPCEGPWLGLSCNPQTKVSVINLPRRKIIGTLNPSLAKLDSLIDIRLPGNNISGKVPTNFTELKSLRLLDISGNNIEPPLPKFRESLKVIIDGNPLLVANQTVAPPPLSRSPPPLNSSQPPSDSPSDTPLSGGGKTPLSHSPPSPSTHSSPNPSGSVQVDVQPQNSKKSKTVIIVAGIAVVSVVALLMICLFIYCCKNRKKISEAPTSVVLHPRDPSDPENMYKIAVSSNTTGSLSTKTGTTASNFSSGIGNSHMVEAGNLVISVQILRKVTKDFAPENELGHGGFGTVYKGELEDGTKIAVKRMEGGVISSKALDEFQSEIAVLSKVRHRHLVSLLGYSVEGNERLLVYEYMSQGALSRHLFHWKSFNLKPLSWTRRLSIVLDVARAMEYLHNLARQTFIHRDLKSSNILLDDDFHAKVSDFGLVKLAPDGEKSVATKLAGTFGYLAPEYAVMGKITTKADVFSFGVVLMELLTGLTALDENRPEESRYLAEWFWRIKSSKEKLVAAIDPTLEVNEESFESISIIAELAGHCTAREPSHRPEMGHAVNVLSLLVEKWKPIEDESDHLSGIDYNQPLPQMLKVWKESESQGVSYNSLEDSKGSIPARPNGFAESFTSADGR